One region of Brassica napus cultivar Da-Ae chromosome A10, Da-Ae, whole genome shotgun sequence genomic DNA includes:
- the LOC111201310 gene encoding B3 domain-containing protein REM7-like isoform X2: MNITGCCRWKLPENLISSSLFFLVFKVAWYSQFLKPIFPYFVCWYLGFMFNYSFSYLQAIPLDFYSKHIQGAEINKPWKLRSDASDQIWEVIREGKTLTKGWKEFTEAHDLRIGDIVIFKHEGDMVFHVTPFGPSCCEIQYTHPHIVKEEADADDAPTFSYDYCFLAEVTATNQKDDKMFLPVEAMRCGALNQQCKEVKLVNKEGKSWTACFGFSESDGTYYISRGWRKFCRDNRCTNGDLFVFNVVGDGTTTPLLCVCPERKECTELLINHFSRIDGSIASTSRN; this comes from the exons ATGAATATAACCGGTTGTTGCAGATGGAAACTCCCCGAGAACCTCATTTCTTCAAGCCTCTTCTTCCTGGTTTTCAAAGTGGCGTGGTATTCTCAGTTCTTGAAGCCTATTTTTCCTTATTTTGTATGTTGGTATTTAGGATTTATGTTTAACTATTCCTTCTCTTACTTGCAGGCAATACCACTTGACTTCTACTCAAAACACATACAAGGGGCTGAGATCAATAAACCATGGAAGCTAAGATCGGACGCTTCGGATCAAATTTGGGAggtgatccgagaaggcaagaCACTCACCAAAGGTTGGAAAGAGTTCACCGAAGCACATGATCTTCGAATCGGCGACATTGTCATCTTCAAACACGAAGGAGACATGGTCTTTCATGTGACTCCTTTTGGTCCTAGCTGTTGTGAGATTCAGTATACACATCCTCACATCGTTAAGGAAGAAGCCGACGCGGATGATGCTCCTACTTTCTCATACGACTACTGCTTCTTGGCTGAGGTTACTGCTACAAATCAAAAGGACGACAAAATG TTTCTTCCTGTGGAAGCTATGAGGTGTGGTGCTTTGAACCAACAATGCAAAGAGGTCAAACTTGTCAACAAGGAGGGAAAGTCATGGACTGCGTGCTTCGGATTTAGCGAATCAGACGGCACATATTACATCAGCAGAGGGTGGAGAAAGTTCTGTCGTGATAACAGATGCACCAACGGAGATTTGTTTGTGTTCAACGTGGTCGGAGACGGGACGACAACTCCATTACTGTGTGTATGTCCGGAAAGGAAGGAGTGTACTGAACTACTGATCAACCACTTCAGCAGAATCGATG GTAGCATTGCTTCTACCTCACGAAATTAG
- the LOC111201310 gene encoding B3 domain-containing protein REM7-like isoform X1 — protein MNITGCCRWKLPENLISSSLFFLVFKVAWYSQFLKPIFPYFVCWYLGFMFNYSFSYLQAIPLDFYSKHIQGAEINKPWKLRSDASDQIWEVIREGKTLTKGWKEFTEAHDLRIGDIVIFKHEGDMVFHVTPFGPSCCEIQYTHPHIVKEEADADDAPTFSYDYCFLAEVTATNQKDDKMFLPVEAMRCGALNQQCKEVKLVNKEGKSWTACFGFSESDGTYYISRGWRKFCRDNRCTNGDLFVFNVVGDGTTTPLLCVCPERKECTELLINHFSRIDGKSSHLTCLCCLYLQCYYFASALNCVLFFYR, from the exons ATGAATATAACCGGTTGTTGCAGATGGAAACTCCCCGAGAACCTCATTTCTTCAAGCCTCTTCTTCCTGGTTTTCAAAGTGGCGTGGTATTCTCAGTTCTTGAAGCCTATTTTTCCTTATTTTGTATGTTGGTATTTAGGATTTATGTTTAACTATTCCTTCTCTTACTTGCAGGCAATACCACTTGACTTCTACTCAAAACACATACAAGGGGCTGAGATCAATAAACCATGGAAGCTAAGATCGGACGCTTCGGATCAAATTTGGGAggtgatccgagaaggcaagaCACTCACCAAAGGTTGGAAAGAGTTCACCGAAGCACATGATCTTCGAATCGGCGACATTGTCATCTTCAAACACGAAGGAGACATGGTCTTTCATGTGACTCCTTTTGGTCCTAGCTGTTGTGAGATTCAGTATACACATCCTCACATCGTTAAGGAAGAAGCCGACGCGGATGATGCTCCTACTTTCTCATACGACTACTGCTTCTTGGCTGAGGTTACTGCTACAAATCAAAAGGACGACAAAATG TTTCTTCCTGTGGAAGCTATGAGGTGTGGTGCTTTGAACCAACAATGCAAAGAGGTCAAACTTGTCAACAAGGAGGGAAAGTCATGGACTGCGTGCTTCGGATTTAGCGAATCAGACGGCACATATTACATCAGCAGAGGGTGGAGAAAGTTCTGTCGTGATAACAGATGCACCAACGGAGATTTGTTTGTGTTCAACGTGGTCGGAGACGGGACGACAACTCCATTACTGTGTGTATGTCCGGAAAGGAAGGAGTGTACTGAACTACTGATCAACCACTTCAGCAGAATCGATGGTAAGTCTTCTCATTTGACTTGTTTGTGTTGTCTATATCTTCAATGTTACTACTTTGCTTCTGCTTTAAATTGTGTTCTCTTCTTCTACAGGTAG
- the LOC106420268 gene encoding copper transporter 1-like — translation MDHGNMHDMPPPSTPSMMNNGSMNGGGGGHHKMMMMHMTFFWGKNTEVLFSGWPGTSSGMYALCLIFVFFLAVITEWLAHSSLLRGTTGDSANPASGLVQTAVYTLRTGLAYLVMLAVMSFNAGVFLAALAGHAIGFMLFGSRTFRNPSGDQKTNDPPASGCAC, via the coding sequence ATGGATCATGGTAACATGCATGATATGCCTCCACCATCAACACCATCCATGATGAACAATGGATCCATgaacggaggaggaggaggacatcacaagatgatgatgatgcacaTGACATTCTTTTGGGGCAAGAACACGGAGGTTCTCTTCTCCGGTTGGCCGGGAACAAGCTCCGGCATGTATGCTCTTTGTCTCatctttgtcttcttcctcgCCGTCATCACTGAATGGCTTGCTCACTCCTCTCTCCTCCGTGGCACCACCGGAGATTCCGCTAACCCCGCCTCCGGACTCGTCCAAACCGCCGTGTACACCCTCCGTACTGGCCTCGCTTATCTAGTCATGCTCGCCGTCATGTCGTTCAACGCCGGCGTGTTTCTAGCCGCCCTCGCCGGTCATGCCATCGGTTTCATGTTGTTCGGAAGCCGAACTTTCAGAAATCCCTCCGGCGACCAGAAAACTAACGATCCTCCTGCCTCAGGTTGTGCttgttaa